The Gemmatimonadota bacterium nucleotide sequence GGAAACCTCTCCAGCCATCTTCCTCTCAGCCAGATTCACCACGAAGAGGGCTTGCTTTCCTTCGATTTCCTTCGGATCTGACCGCTCTTGCTTGATTCCCGCAAGGATCGACCGGGTGTGATCCCCGAAGTCGACTACCAGCTTCACGAGTTTGTTCGACGCGGCCACATCTTCGACCGTGGTGATCGTACCGGCGCGAATGTCGAGTTTCTCGAAATCCTCGAAAGAGATGGTTTTCTTTAGTGGAGCGGGTTTCATGATTTAATGACCTCGAATTCTGATTTCAAAATGCCGAACACTATCCTGTCCCAGCGTTGATTGGACCAGTACACGGCCTCGCGTTCGCGTCCTTCCTCGCTAAATCCAAGCTTCTCCAGTACCCTGATGGCGCCAGCGTTGTTCGAAATGGTCGCGGCCGAAATCCTGTACAGGTCCAGGTGCTCAAACCCGTACCGAAGCATAACCCTGGCAGCGTCCGTGCAGTACCCTTTACCCCGGTCTTTTCTGCGTGCAATGCCGGCACCGAGGCTCGCCGTGCGATTCCTCCAGTCGATACCGGACAGTTGTATGTCGCCAACGATGTTGCCTTCATCATCGAAGATGCCTAGGTAGATTTGACTCTTTTCCTGTTTTTCCTGGATCTCCTCAAACCATTTATCCGAACCTTCGACTGAAAGACCCGGCCTGACCAGTTCAGTCGGCACGGGTTCCACGGGCTCGTAGTTTTCCCACAGGATGCGGCAATTCGCGCGTTCCATGGTCTGCAACACCACTTTCTTACCACGCAATTCAATCATCAAAGTAACCCGCCATCTAAGATATCCCATCGCTATTTTGTTGGCCATACCAGCTTGACCGCGAACTCAGCCAGCGGTCCAAGCGGCAGTTCCCGAACCCGGTTTTCGGTCAGCCACTCACAGTGATCGGTCGATCCTTCTTCTTCAGGTCTCAGATCGAACGTAGCGAGAACAACCTCATAGACGATTCCGATGTGGTGAACCGGGTCGCCCTGCCAATCCGTTCGGCCTTCATAGGCATGGGAATACACGGCAGACACTCGGTACGCCTTGATGTCTACGAGTCCCGTCTCCTCCTCCAACTCGCGGCGCAACGCGGCATCCGGATGTTCGCCCCATTCGATTCCGCCGCCAGGCATCGTCCACAGACCTCCGTCCTCGAGACCGGCCGTCGCACGAACCAGGAGCAGGCGATTTGAGGGGTCGCGGCACAACGCGTAGGCGCCGATGTGAACGTGCTGACTATCGGGTTCTGTGGCCATTATGTTTTTCTCTCGCAAAGTATATGGTCTGGGTTATCTGTTCTTGACGGCACACCGATTTCGTCACCGGTTTCAACGAACGATGGGCATGTGAATAGCATGCACGTTGTACTTGTCGATCAGATGTTCCGTCTTCCGGCTTCGGTCCGCCACCAGCACCGAAACACCCAATACCTTTCCCTGTAGGCGCTCGATCAACTTGATCATGGCCTTAACCTGGGCGCCGGTGTCGATCACATCGTCAACGATCAGAATGCGTTCACCGGGTTTTATCAGGTCTTTATTCACCTCCAGGGACTTTTTTCTGTTCGTGTAGTCTACAAAAGAGATTCTCGACCGGTGCTGACGATGGATGGGAAGTTCCCCTCCTTTACGGAAAGGAATGAAGCCCCGGTTCAGCCGCTGGGCTACGGCACTGCCCAGGATGAATCCCAGTGATTCCGGACTCGCCACCTTGTCAAGATCGACGTTGCGGAATGGACGGGCGAGATCGAGTATCAGGTTCCTGCGGACTTCCGATTCGTTACACAGGGGCGTCAGGTCTACTTTGTTGCCGGGAACCCGCCGGTCAATATGAGGACGGTAGTAGTCCCACTGCATAGTGGTATCTTTCGGAATGATGGTTTGGTGTCCGTGGGTGGCTGTCCGTGGGCGGGTGTCCGTTGGTATGCTCCTGCTGTATGTTCAGTCTTCTAATTGCAGCCTCAATCCGTCATAAGCCAACCGGTAGCCGTGCCCCCTGGCGTATTCGTCCAACTCGTCGTGTTCCAGGTTCCCCTCGTGGGACAGATGGGTCGCGTAAACCACGCCGCCATCCTTGAGCAATCCGTGCTCTCGAAATCGATCCGCGTGAGCGGCGACGTCCTTCGAAGCGAGATGGTCCGCCGGCCTGGACTCGAAACCGATTCCGTAGGTGTGATCGAGAATGACCACGTCATACCGGATGCGTGCTCGCTGCAGGTGTTCCCAGACCGCTTCGGACAGCACCGACGTGTCGGTACCATAGAATACGGCCTGGTCTCCCAGCTCGATTGAATAAAGCAGAAACCCCTGGTCGTTGCCGTGGTTGGCGGGATATCCGGTAACTCGATAGTCTCCCATACGGTACGACTCAAAAGGCTTAGAAGACAGGATTTTCAAATTCAACGCAGACTGCGTTTTCGGGTCGAAAAGGCTCCCGTACGCACTCTGTTGGCGGACAAGCGCATCGATCGCATGAAGCGTCTCATCAGAGCCTCCAAGCAACAGATCGCCTGATACCGTCGTCCCGTATTCGGCATGCCTTGCGAGAATGAATCCGATGTCCAGGTGGTCTGTATGCGGGTGCGTCTGAATACATAGGCCGATGCCGGCGAGCGAAATTCGGTGCTGGAACGACGCCGTGGCGATGTCGGGTCCGATGTCCACCAGCAGATCATCGTTGATCACCATCGACGATCTCCTGCGGAGATTCTTGCCTCCAATTCTCCTGGCTTCCGAACAGACCATGCAGGTGCAGAAGGGGATCGGCATCGAAGGCGCGGCCGCGGTTCCGAGAAAGGTTAGGTTCATCTGTCCGTTCGTTACGATTCACCGACTTCATTCAGACCTAAGGGTCTCCACCGGGTTTACCATAGCGGTCGCAATCGCTTTTACACTGACCGTAACCAGGGCGATCACCAGCGCCAGAAGACCAGCGACCAGGAACCATCCGGGACCGATATCGACGCGGTACGCAAAGTTCTGCAGCCAGTTGCTCATGGCCCAGTAGGCCAGGACCCAGGCGACCGGCACGGCAATCGCCACCAGCTTGAGGAAGTCTTTTGAAAGCATATAGAATACACGAGCCACCGAAGCCCCCATTACTTTATGGATTCCGACCTCCCTGGTCCGCTGCCGGGTGGCGAATGAAGTCAGGCCGAACAGGCCCAGACACGCGATAAAGATGGCCAGGAAGCTGAAGGCGCCCAACAGATTTGCGGTGCGTTGCTCCGACAGGTACAGTCGCTCGAAATCCTCATCCAGAAACGAATAGGCCAGGGGGTAATGGGGAAATACCGAAGCCCATGATGCTTCGATCGCACTGATTCCATCGAGTATATTCCGCGCCTGCAGCCGTATCGCCGACTGACCGCCGCCGCGTCTCAAGAGCCTCAACTGCATGGGGCCAGCCGCGTCATGAAGGCTTTGCATATGGAAATCCTCGACGACGCCGATGATCCTGATTGGCGGGCCTGTTCTGTATCGTATATGACGTCCTGCGACTTCCTCCGGCGCGGCCTGGCCCATTCGTTCAATCGCGGACCGATTCAGGATTACCGCGTTATTCGTATCATCGTCCAACGCACTAGAAAACGCGCGCCCGGACAGCAATTCAAGGCCAAGGGTCTCTACAAAACCGGTAGATACAAACAAGGCGGGAATCCCGATCAGGTCTTCTTCCGGCTGATCCGCCATGCGTGTCGGAAAGGAAGGAATCATAGCGGAACTGGCCATGCGTCCCGGCATCAGAACAGATCGAGTCATACCCTGAATATGCGGACTCTGGGAAAGTCGTGTCTTGAAGGTGTCGAAATCCTGCTCCACCCCTGCGACTAGCGGAATAACGACGACCTGGTCCTTGTCGAATCCCAGGTTTCTACTTTGCATGTAATCCAGCTGTTGGTACACAATCGCGGTGCTGACGATCAGCAGAATCGATAGCGTAAACTGTACCACCACAAGACTTTTTCGCAGCATGGATCCTGTCATGCCGCTCGTCATTTCATCCTTGAAAATCTGGATCGGGTGAAATCCGGAGACAAACAATGCCGGATAGCTGCCGGACAACAGGCCCGCAAAGACCGCGATGCCCAACAGCCATAGCAACATCCCGGGGTTGTCCAGGTAACCGATCTGTATGGCTTCTCCCGCCAGCGTGTTGAACCAGGGCAGGATGGCCGTAAAGAGCCCCAGGGCCACGATAAAGGCCAGGCCGGCCGAAAGCATGGCCTCGCCCATAAACTGTATCAACAACGCGCCCCGCTGGGCCCCGAAGGTTTTCCGAATGGCCACTTCTTTGGATCGGGCGGCGGACTGCGCCGTGGCCAGATTCATGAAGTTGATACAGGCGATGAGCACGATAAAAACCGCCACAGCCGTGAAAACGTAGATATAGCCGATATCACTGTTGCCGCCCATATCCCGTTCCAGGTGCGACCGCAGATGGATGTCGGTCAACGGCTGTAGCCGGGGACTGAAGGACACACCACGCGCCGCGAGCGTTTGAAGAGGCACATAGGTATCTACCCACCTGGCGATTTTGTCCTCCAATTCTCCAGAAGCCGTACCCTTCGCCAGCAGAATGTACGTGTAGTGCTGCGCACCTTGCTGCGCACCAGACCAGGACGTTGCATAAACCTCGCGGCGGTTTTCGATATTGAGATTCTCGCTGACAAGATAGTCGGCGGCGAAGTGGGAATTGGACGGAACCGCTTCCATGATGCCCGTCACACGGAAGTCGTACCTGTCATCCGCGCGGATGAACTTGTCCATGGGATTCTCATCGCCGAAGAGTTTGGCCGCCATGGGTTCACTGATGACAATAGCCCGCTCGGGATACGCGAAATCGTCCAGCGCAGTTTCCGGGTTGCCCTGTTTGAGCGGAAAGGAAAAGACGTTGAAGAAGCCTTTTCCTACCGTATAGACATCGCTTTCCAGAAACGTGTTATCCCCATAGGACATCATCCAGATATTCGTTGTGCCCCGCATCCGCACGAACTCTTCGACCTCCGGAAACTGCTCTTTGAGCGCCAGCCCCAACGCGGGTGGCGTGCGTGCGAAGTTGCCGTTTACCACACGGTAAATCCGATCGGCTTTCTCATGGAAACGGTCGTAGCTCAATTCGTGCTGGATATACAATACAATCAGCATGCAGCACGTGATGCCGATCGCCAGTCCGAGGATGTTGATACTGGTGTATCCCGGCTGCCGGATCAGATTACGGAAAGCAACGCTGAGATAATGAAATACCACGAGTACCTCAGATCGAGGAAACGGTTGGCGGTGAGGAATTGCTGAGGAGAACGAGTGGATGCGCTACATGCTCAGTTAACGGATGAATCTGCCAAACTTTCCTGGCTCAGTTTCCCAGTCCCAGGCGTCGTGTGGTTCGATCTGTTGGACGGCCTTTCAGTTTACCCAGCCAGGCCAGTACTACAATAACCACAGGCCACAACATTGTGTTGATAAGATCGTGAATACTTGCTGTCAGAGCAGCCATACGAATGAAACCCTGATCTGTATAGTCATCTCTAAGGTCAAGCAACTCCATCAAGGACGTGACAATTACCACAGGAATCAGACACCGAACATCAATCGAGCCCTTTCTCCATAAGATTACAGCTGCAAAAAACACGAGCAATCCTACATGAATGTGGACCGCGTCCTTTGAAATCTCCAGGATGGACAGGATTACCAGCTTCAAGTTCTGGTATTCGGACATTTCCCAATCGATCTCCTACCGCTCAATCACCCCTGTCTCAGCGCGTTGACCGGGTTCCTGCGCGACGCCCCGACTGCAAAGGTCTAGTGCCCTACCAACAGCAACAAACCATGGGCACGGACGTGTCATGTGCTGTGGGTAGATATTCCTTTACGAATCCCCTCAAGATATCCTTGAGCTTTTCCGCTTGCCCAAGCCAAATCTGGTGATGCGCATGCTCAAGAAACTCCAACCGCGCGTTCGGCAACAGTTGAGCAAGTTGCTCGACTGGCCAACTCGGCCTGATATCCTGTCTGCCATACACAAAGACCCATTGCACACAACATTTCACGAATTACGACCCCCAACTTATTCCTTCAGTTTCCTGCAGTCCAGCCGCGCCACCTGCAGCGGCGTCTTACCGTTCTTTGATTCCAGCTTCGTGGCCGCACCCAGCTCTATGAGCGCTTCCGCCGCCTCCAGACGGCCTTCGTAGGTAGCGCGGTGGAGGGGAGCGCGGCCCTTTTTATCCTGTACATTCAAGCTGGCGCCGTGTTCCGCAAGGAGGCGGATCGGCTCGGTCTGTCCCCTCTCAGCGGCCAGGTGCAGGGGGGTTCGTTTCGTGACGGTCTCGGCGTCGACCTCGGCTCCGTTCCGCAGCAACCATTTCACACACCCGGTTGAACCGGCGCGCGCCGCCCAGTGCAGCGGCGTCATCTCCGCCTCTCCCCTCAGTGTCACCGCTTTTGCATCCTTCCCAGCCAGTTCGCGCACCCGCTCGAGGTCGTTTAACCCGCACGCAGAGAAGATATCGTAGAACGCCCCATGCTCAAGGAGAGCACGGACTGTGTCAGCTACCAATGGGTTCCAGCGCTCGGTCCCACGGCGTGCCGCCGCCTCCTGCAAGGGCGTGTTTCCTCGCTCCCCGTTCCCGGAGAACGGCGCTTCCGGGTCGGCGCCGTACTCGAGCGCGAACTCGGTGTACTCGACCGGTCTGCCGACCGCCCAGAACAGCAGCGAGGTGTTCGCCGGCCATCCCACGTGAGACGTGCTGATGACGGAGGCGTCGGTGACACCGGCCTCGAATACCGTGCGCAAGGTATTGAAGTTTCCGTGGTAGAACGCCTTGGTTACCGGCTCGTGCTGGTGTTTTCTGTCAAGTCCGGTCTCGCAGTCGTAGAATTGGTAAATCCCGCGATCCAGCAGGAAGCGAACCGCTTCGTGCGTGCCGTGGTAGGAGGCCGCCATCGAGAGCGCGACCGAACCAACCGTTTCGAGAAGCGAGGGACTTTCCTTGAGCAGGGCTTTCATTCGGGGGACGTCGCAACTGGCATGGCTCAGGTCCGTCGCGTCGTGCGCCGTGGCTCTCAGGAATTGGTTTTCGAGCGAGGTCAGCTTCCTGCCCTCTTTCATTTCGAAAGCCCGCGTCATCTTTTCCAACAGGTATTCGGTGTCGTTCATTAGAGGTGAGCCTCTTATGTGGACTTACATCTCTGGAGTTTGAAAGGTGCCGCCATGCTCGGACCCAAAGTCACCTCTCCGGTGGCCTGTGACCGTTCGGTGTAATCACCCCTGCCTCAGCGCATTCACCGGATTCCGGCGCGACGCCGCGACCGCATGCGCCCCGATCGTCAGCCAGGCGATGACCAGCGCAACGATACCGCCAGCAAGGAACCACGTGAAATCAAGAGCCGCTGCGTAGGCGTAGTTCTGCAGCCAACTACTCATGACGAGGTAGGCCAACGGCCAGGCGATCAGGTTCGCCAGGATCACGTACTTCATGAAATCCCTCGACAAGAGAATCACGATACCGGAAACCGATGAACCGACTACTTTGCGGATCCCGATCTCCCGGGTGCGTTGCTGGATCGAAAACGAGGCGAGACCCAGGAGGCCCAGGCACGCCACGAAGATCGCCAGAAACGCGAAGATCGCGAAGATCTCGCCAAGCTGATGGTCGGTCCGGTACAGTGCGTCGAAATCCTCGTCCAGGAACGTATAGTCGAGCGGGAACCGGGGATCCACGTCTCTCCACACTTCCTCGATGCGCCCGATGGTTTCGGGGATATTATCAGGCGCGATCCTGATCAAGACGAAAATGTGATAGGTGCTGGTCATGATCGCCGCGGGCTCGATCTCTTCGTGTATCGTCCGTAGGTGAAAATCTCGAACCACACCAATTACGCGCCCTGGAACCACTCCTTCAAAGGACAGCCGCTCAAACTGCCTGCCGAGCGCGTCGTCGGGCGTTCCCCATCCCAGATTCCGGACGGCCGTCTCGTTCAGCAGGACTCCACCGGTCGTATCCGTGCCCCAGTCCGGCGAAAAGTTCCGGCCGGCTATGACATCGATATCCATGACATCCAGGAAGTTCTCGTCCACGTGTAGCGTGGCCATCATCAGGTGGTCCTCGGGCGGCATCCCATCGGGCCGGACCTCCATGATCGGCAACACCCTCATGCCCGGTACGCCGGTAGTCGTAGCGACACCGACTACACCCGGCATTCCGGACAGGCGCTGCTTCAGCACGGGGGTATTGGGTACCTGGTGGGAGCCTGTGATGGGGACGACCATGACGTGCTCTTTGTCGAAACCCAGCCGCTTGGTCTGGATGAATTCGAGTTGATCATGGATGACGGCCGTGCTGACCAGCAGGAAGATGGACATGGAGAACTGGACCACCACTAGTACCTGTCGCATGCCCAGGCCTTTCTTTCCCGTTTCTGGGTTGCCTTTCATTACAATGGCGGGCAGGAATCCTGACAGGTACGCCGCCGGATAGCTACCGGCGGCCAAGCCGATCAAGATCGTACCAAGGACCAGCACGACCAGCACCATCCAGTCGGTCAGCGGCAGCACGAGTTGCTTCCTTGCGATCTCGTTGACGGCGGGCAGCGCCAGTTGAACCAGTAGAACCGCCACGATCGCGGCGAGGCCTGCCATGAGGACCGATTCTCCAAGGAACTGCCGGATCAACTGCAACCGATTGGCGCCCATCACCTTTCTTACGCCTACTTCTCTGGCGCGCATCTCGGAACGGGCTGTGGCCAGGTTGATGAAATTGATGCATGCGATGATCAGGATCAGGAACGCGATGGCCATGAAAAGGGCTACGTACCGGATATCACCGTTAGGTTCGTGTTCACTCTCCCTGTTAGAATAGAGTTGGATGTCAACGAGGGGCTGGAGCGATGGCCGCAGGCCGATGCCCGCCTCCCGGTACTGGTTGCCCGCGTGACGCTCCAGGAAGGCCGGCAGCTTCGCTTCGAAATCACTCGGTGATACGTTCTCACGTAGCCGGATGTAGGTATACAGGTTCCGGTGAAACTCCCAGTCGCCCAGGTCCCAGGACCCGATCACGTTCATCGTGGTGTAGGATACGAACATGTCCGGCCGCATGTGGGAGTTGGTCGGGATGTTCTTCATGACGCCCGTCACCATGAAGTCCCAGCGATTGTCGAGATTGACGACTTTCCCCACGGGATCTTCGGCGCCGAAGTACTTGAAAGCCAGATCTTCCGAAATCACCATTGAGTACGGCTCGTCCAGCGCGGTGCCCGGGTCGCCCAGGACCAATGGAATGCTGAACATTTCAAACAGGTCCGGTTCCGCCCAGATGACCTTGCGTTCGTAGTAGATGGTGTTTCCGAGGTCGACGAGCCAGGCGGATTCGGTGCCTCTCATGCGGACGAGGAGCTCTATCTCGGGGAAGTCGCGCTTCAGGGCGGGTCCCCAGGCCGTGGGCGTACCGGCGGTCTGTACGGTCTGGCCCCCGCTCTCGATATCGTCCACGATCCGGTATACACGATCGGCATGGGGATGATACCGGTCGTAGCCGAGTTCATCCTGGATATACATGAGGATCAGAATGCACGTGGCCATGCCGATGGCAAGCCCAGCGATGTTGATGAGCGAGTAGGCGGGATGCCTGCGGAGGTTGCGCAGGGCCACGCTGAGATAATTGTGGAGCACTTAGGCCTCTTCCAATCTGTCCAGTCTGCGGACCCGTTCCGTTATCACGATTCTCGGCCGGTCGCCGCGGTTGGGAGATGCGGCATGGATGATCCAGGGGTGCATGAAGATCACGTCGCCAGGATCGCCCGTGAATTCGACGGCCTGTACGGGAATGCCGGAGACGTCGACGGGATTCACAAGGAATCGGTCTTCGCGGTCTCCGCCCAGGTCGCGGGACCATAGATCCCGCAGACTCGGGGAAGCCCGCTTGACCGCATTGGTGATGTCTTTGGACCGGCCTTCGCCGATCAGCTCCGGTTGACGTGCGATATGGCGGACGAGCCGGTGGGAACCGGCGAGGGCAATCGTCGCGCCGCCGCGGTCGGCCAGCGGTTCCAGTATGGCGAAAACCTGTACGCCGGGGTTTTGCTCTGACGCAGTGTCTACGGCAATCTGCAGGTCCATGTGCCATGATTGATTGGGCAGAAACCACGGGCCCGCAGCGGGGAAGGTAAGCAGAAGCGCCCCCCAGGGACTAGGTTTTTCCCAGTGTCCAGGTTCGAGGAATTCGTCTATCGCATCCTTTACGGCCTGGTTGCAGGTAGGTTCGAAGGCGCCGGACCGCATCAGCCTGTTGAAACCTTTCGGCTTTGCTTCCGGCCAGGTTTTTGGGTCATCGCGCGGAATCCCGCACCTTTGCTCCAGGTCGTCCCAGACGCGGTCGAGTACGGACTGGACCTCCGTATCCGGAAGCATGCTCGGCACGCGGACCCAGCCGTGCTCGTCGAATTCGGATTTCTGCGCAGCGGTCAACATGGTTGTTCAACTGTTACATTCGGGACTACGGGTTGTTATGACGGCTTTCTTGCTATAATCTCAGACCAGTCCAAATCATACGGGAGAACACTTATGAGCTCGAGCCCTGAGCACTTGATCAATGTCTTCGATTTACCAAGAATGGCTGTGTTTTCGAAGTCATTTCCAGCGTAGTCTCGGTCGCTATTCATCGTAGACTCGTGTATCTCAAAAGTCAGACAACATTCCAACGGACTTTGTAGATGTGTTCTCCCGGAAATTGAAGATCGGAATCAGGATTCAAGGTGAGGATTGTCTCTGACCACCATTCGCCCGGATCCGCCCGGACGTAGACCAGTTGATCTGTGTCAGGATGTATCGATATGCTTTTAACGTCTTTTTCGTTCGCAAGCCGGGGTAGAGGACTGAAGATCATTCGGTCCCGGTCAAACAACCAACAATGTTTCTCCGTACTGACCGCCAGGAACGCTGTGTCGCCAACCGGAATCAGATCGTGACCCGATACATCTGGGAGGTCAATCGCCTCGACCGTCGCAAGAGACGGATTAGAGGTGTACCAGTACTCTAGATGGTACGTCCAAAGTTTGGTATCGGATAGCGCCCAGAGAACTTGGCGAGTCTCATCCCAAACTACGCCATGCCCCCATGACAGTTCTTCACTGAATAGTTCCTTATCCGGGGTGCTAAGATCGTAAACAATCAGTCTGTCGCCACCGGGGGCGTGAGAGGCGGCAACTGCTACCCTGTCCCCGGGAAGCAAGTCGGCGGAGTGAGCATTCGGTACGCTCGCATAGAAAACAACCGAGCCTGTTTCGCGTTCGATGAGCGCGGCCCCACCGCCGGATGACGTGATCAGTATTCGTTTGCCACCGTCAATGGGCTTGCACTCATCGGTTGTACCAAACCGCGTCCTCATATAATCGGGCAATTCGTTACGGTCGGATGCTTTCCAACTCCAGACCTTTCGCTGGGTCCCGTCCTTCGTTTGACCGATTTCCAGGACAAACACTTCATCCCAGCCACAGACAATAAGTTCACTCATATCTTCGCCGGTTAAAATGTATAGATTACTGTTCCGAACCCAGCCGTTTGAGTCGGCCCATCCGTTCGGACTCGTTGTCCACCAGCCAACCGTCTTTCGACAGTTCCTGATAGGCGCGGCCAAAATGGGGCCGTGCTTCATCCGGCCGGCCCAGCGCATACAGGCACTCGGCGACTTCCTCGAAGACGTATCCATCCGACGTGCCGGTCGCTTCGTGTTCCTTGAGTAGGGACTGCTGCATGACCAGCGCTTCTTCGGTATGTCCGAGTGAGCGCTTCGCACGCCCCACGGTCCATTTAGCGATCCGCGTCGCCTGAGGATTGTCCCGCTCGGTACGCCAGGCAAGCCCCTTTTCGAAGAGTTCCAGTGCCTTTTCGTACTCGCCCGCGTCGTGGTACGTCCACCCGGTGTTGTTGTAGAGCGGTCCAAGCCAGTCCTTTGCATGCGGATCGTCCGATGCTTCCGCAGCTTCCATCGCCCTGTTATTCCACATAAGGGATGCATCTGCCGGCTCGCATATCCCCAGCATGTGGGCCGCGTCCACGGCGTGATAGTCCTCGCCGGCCTTTCTCGCCAGTTCCCAGGCCTCCTTGAAGAGTGGTCGTGCGGAATCTGTGTCGCCGGCCGAGTTGAAGGCGCGGCCGCGTTCGAGGAGAAGCCGGACCCGGGTGGTCTGTGTTGGGTCGTTGGAAGGGTTGTCAATATTGACAATCAATGTTTCAGCGTCATCGAGGACGCGGTGGGCTGCGTCGAATTCCCGTCGAAGGCTGTGGGTGCGCGCGATTTGCGAGAGAAGTTGGGCGTGGTAGTCGTGGCTACCGGCGCTTTCGGCGATGGGTAGCAGACCTCGGAAGGCCTTCTCGGTTTTCGCCGGATCGTTGTAGTCCCAGAGTTTGTCGAAGTCGGGGAGGTTACTCAATTGGAATGCGACTCTATTTGGGATTCGGACTCGTGTTGGTTTGCTGTTGGGGTTACTACGACCGTGCTATCGACTCTACTTATCTCAAACGACCGCATTTCTTCTTCTGTCCGAGAGGCCTGATCGAGAATTCGTCCCGATACGTCGCAGGCAATAGATCCACCCAGCATTCGGCGATTTTCTAATCCTGTTTGAGTGGAGATTTCTGACGCATAGGAAAGATAGTTGGATTGGATCACAGGGACGTTGTAGCAACTGGCGATTTTCCTCGCAAACTCAGCGTTCCAATCCCTGGTTATGTCTTTGTTTTCGTTGTACTCGCTCCCGCATACGCCGGGCCAGAGTATGACGTCGCTTCTCTCCAGACCTTTGCCTTGTGTGTAGTCGAGATTCAGCACTTCGGCGCAGAATATCGAACCGAACAGAATGCCCTGGAAGTTCACGGGAAGGCGGTCATCGGGTTCTACGAATCCCCAACGATTCCTGTCCCCAATGGGCAAATGAGACCTCGCTCCTGCCAGTACAGCTTCTCTTCCCGGCTCGAGCAACACCAGCGCGTTGAGTTGTCCTTCGCCAAGAAAATACGGCAATCCAACCAAAGCGCTGGTTCCAGATCTGTCGACCACGCTGCTTAGAGTTGTCAGTGCTTTATCGACCTGTTCAGGCCAACTGGCATCCTTAAATAGATCATGTAGATGAAAGTCGTAACCCGATAGCATCATTTCGGGAAAGACGACTAAGTCGGCACCTGATTGCGCCGCTTCTTCAATCCACCTGGTGGACTTTCTCACACCGTCATCAATCGAATCAGGCATGCTAGGCTGAATGGTGCAAAGCTTCATGGTTGTCGCCCGATCCTGTTCTGAGGAAATTCAGTGATCCGGTCGTCTGTCGTTCTCTGACGGGCTGGCATCCCCTGATTAGGCATTCACGCCTGCCCGCCATCACATCTGCCCGCCCACGGGCACGAGGGGCTCATCGTACTCCACGATCAATTCGACCTGGTGCAGCACGCGGTCGCCGCCCATTCCGGTGAATCGTTTATCCAGCACGACCTCGAGTTCGTTTTCCCCTTCGCGAACCAGATC carries:
- a CDS encoding adenine phosphoribosyltransferase translates to MQWDYYRPHIDRRVPGNKVDLTPLCNESEVRRNLILDLARPFRNVDLDKVASPESLGFILGSAVAQRLNRGFIPFRKGGELPIHRQHRSRISFVDYTNRKKSLEVNKDLIKPGERILIVDDVIDTGAQVKAMIKLIERLQGKVLGVSVLVADRSRKTEHLIDKYNVHAIHMPIVR
- a CDS encoding NUDIX domain-containing protein, whose translation is MATEPDSQHVHIGAYALCRDPSNRLLLVRATAGLEDGGLWTMPGGGIEWGEHPDAALRRELEEETGLVDIKAYRVSAVYSHAYEGRTDWQGDPVHHIGIVYEVVLATFDLRPEEEGSTDHCEWLTENRVRELPLGPLAEFAVKLVWPTK
- a CDS encoding GNAT family N-acetyltransferase, which codes for MANKIAMGYLRWRVTLMIELRGKKVVLQTMERANCRILWENYEPVEPVPTELVRPGLSVEGSDKWFEEIQEKQEKSQIYLGIFDDEGNIVGDIQLSGIDWRNRTASLGAGIARRKDRGKGYCTDAARVMLRYGFEHLDLYRISAATISNNAGAIRVLEKLGFSEEGREREAVYWSNQRWDRIVFGILKSEFEVIKS
- a CDS encoding FtsX-like permease family protein — protein: MVFHYLSVAFRNLIRQPGYTSINILGLAIGITCCMLIVLYIQHELSYDRFHEKADRIYRVVNGNFARTPPALGLALKEQFPEVEEFVRMRGTTNIWMMSYGDNTFLESDVYTVGKGFFNVFSFPLKQGNPETALDDFAYPERAIVISEPMAAKLFGDENPMDKFIRADDRYDFRVTGIMEAVPSNSHFAADYLVSENLNIENRREVYATSWSGAQQGAQHYTYILLAKGTASGELEDKIARWVDTYVPLQTLAARGVSFSPRLQPLTDIHLRSHLERDMGGNSDIGYIYVFTAVAVFIVLIACINFMNLATAQSAARSKEVAIRKTFGAQRGALLIQFMGEAMLSAGLAFIVALGLFTAILPWFNTLAGEAIQIGYLDNPGMLLWLLGIAVFAGLLSGSYPALFVSGFHPIQIFKDEMTSGMTGSMLRKSLVVVQFTLSILLIVSTAIVYQQLDYMQSRNLGFDKDQVVVIPLVAGVEQDFDTFKTRLSQSPHIQGMTRSVLMPGRMASSAMIPSFPTRMADQPEEDLIGIPALFVSTGFVETLGLELLSGRAFSSALDDDTNNAVILNRSAIERMGQAAPEEVAGRHIRYRTGPPIRIIGVVEDFHMQSLHDAAGPMQLRLLRRGGGQSAIRLQARNILDGISAIEASWASVFPHYPLAYSFLDEDFERLYLSEQRTANLLGAFSFLAIFIACLGLFGLTSFATRQRTREVGIHKVMGASVARVFYMLSKDFLKLVAIAVPVAWVLAYWAMSNWLQNFAYRVDIGPGWFLVAGLLALVIALVTVSVKAIATAMVNPVETLRSE
- a CDS encoding ankyrin repeat domain-containing protein, producing MNDTEYLLEKMTRAFEMKEGRKLTSLENQFLRATAHDATDLSHASCDVPRMKALLKESPSLLETVGSVALSMAASYHGTHEAVRFLLDRGIYQFYDCETGLDRKHQHEPVTKAFYHGNFNTLRTVFEAGVTDASVISTSHVGWPANTSLLFWAVGRPVEYTEFALEYGADPEAPFSGNGERGNTPLQEAAARRGTERWNPLVADTVRALLEHGAFYDIFSACGLNDLERVRELAGKDAKAVTLRGEAEMTPLHWAARAGSTGCVKWLLRNGAEVDAETVTKRTPLHLAAERGQTEPIRLLAEHGASLNVQDKKGRAPLHRATYEGRLEAAEALIELGAATKLESKNGKTPLQVARLDCRKLKE
- a CDS encoding tRNA-binding protein encodes the protein MKPAPLKKTISFEDFEKLDIRAGTITTVEDVAASNKLVKLVVDFGDHTRSILAGIKQERSDPKEIEGKQALFVVNLAERKMAGEVSQGMLFDIGYADGLTPCLLVPELPVPDGARAG